In Oceanobacillus sp. FSL K6-2867, one DNA window encodes the following:
- the atpG gene encoding ATP synthase F1 subunit gamma yields MASLRDLKARIDSTKKTKKITGAMQMVSASKMSKAEQNAKGFVPYADKIQEVVASIANSSIDASHPMLTRREVKKTAYLIITSDRGLVGAYNSNILKNLIQKIEKRHKNKDEYTIIAVGRKGYDFCRKRDLPMSNSIIGMADHPTFNDIKELASETVQMYSDGEIDELNIIYNHYVSAISQKVTAKKLLPIENLNAHAAINNNYEYEPDQEQILEVLLPQYAESLIFGALLDGKASEHAASMTAMRSATDNAGELIDDLSLTYNRARQAAITQEITEISGGVAALE; encoded by the coding sequence TTGGCATCACTTAGAGATTTAAAAGCTCGTATAGATTCAACAAAGAAGACAAAGAAAATTACTGGGGCAATGCAAATGGTCTCTGCTTCCAAAATGAGTAAAGCAGAGCAGAATGCGAAAGGATTTGTTCCTTACGCAGATAAAATCCAAGAAGTTGTTGCCAGTATCGCGAATAGCAGTATCGATGCTAGCCATCCAATGCTAACTAGACGCGAAGTGAAAAAGACGGCTTATTTAATAATAACCTCTGACCGTGGGTTAGTTGGAGCTTATAACAGTAACATACTGAAAAATTTGATTCAAAAGATTGAAAAACGTCATAAAAATAAAGACGAGTATACGATTATAGCAGTAGGTCGAAAAGGGTATGATTTCTGCAGGAAACGTGATTTGCCGATGTCGAATAGTATTATAGGAATGGCTGACCATCCTACATTTAATGACATCAAAGAACTAGCATCAGAGACAGTGCAAATGTACAGTGACGGAGAGATCGATGAACTAAATATTATTTATAATCATTACGTGAGTGCAATCTCACAAAAGGTAACAGCGAAAAAGTTGTTGCCTATCGAGAATTTGAACGCACATGCTGCCATTAACAACAATTATGAATATGAACCAGATCAGGAACAAATTCTGGAAGTTCTTTTACCACAGTATGCCGAAAGCTTAATATTCGGTGCTTTATTGGATGGAAAAGCAAGTGAGCATGCGGCAAGTATGACTGCAATGAGAAGCGCGACAGATAACGCTGGTGAGCTTATTGATGACTTATCATTGACATATAACCGTGCACGTCAAGCGGCGATTACACAGGAAATCACAGAAATCAGTGGTGGAGTAGCAGCACTTGAATAA
- a CDS encoding F0F1 ATP synthase subunit delta: MSEVVVAKRYADALFQLGLEKNTLDQLEKEFSVIQEVFNQNKQINTFLMHPKVNNEKKKQLVTDVFQGMQADVVNTIKLLVERRRIAAVSSIIENFIQLVNDAKGIADATVYSVRELTDNEKQELQQTFAKRIGKTAIHFKNIVDPSILGGIKIRIGNTIYDGTISRKLDRISRSIVSAN, encoded by the coding sequence ATGAGTGAAGTTGTTGTAGCTAAACGTTATGCAGATGCTCTTTTCCAACTTGGACTAGAAAAAAACACATTGGATCAGCTTGAAAAAGAATTTTCCGTTATCCAAGAAGTATTTAATCAAAACAAGCAAATTAATACATTCTTAATGCATCCTAAAGTCAATAATGAGAAAAAGAAACAACTGGTTACAGATGTATTTCAGGGCATGCAAGCAGATGTTGTCAATACAATCAAATTGCTTGTTGAACGTCGCCGCATCGCAGCTGTTTCCTCCATTATTGAAAACTTTATTCAATTAGTGAACGATGCAAAGGGAATTGCAGATGCAACGGTCTATTCTGTGCGTGAATTAACAGATAATGAAAAGCAAGAGCTGCAGCAAACATTCGCAAAACGAATCGGCAAAACTGCAATCCATTTTAAAAATATTGTAGATCCGTCCATTCTTGGCGGCATTAAAATTCGTATTGGGAATACGATCTATGATGGGACAATCAGCAGAAAGCTGGATCGTATCTCTAGAAGCATTGTTTCTGCTAATTAA
- the atpE gene encoding F0F1 ATP synthase subunit C yields MGLLAAAIAIGLAALGAGVGNGLIVSKTVEGIARQPELRGQLQGTMFIGVALVEAVPIIAAVIAFMAIFM; encoded by the coding sequence ATGGGACTTTTAGCAGCAGCAATCGCAATCGGCCTTGCAGCACTTGGTGCAGGTGTTGGTAACGGTTTAATCGTTAGTAAAACAGTAGAGGGAATCGCACGTCAACCAGAATTAAGAGGACAACTTCAAGGTACAATGTTTATCGGGGTAGCTCTAGTAGAGGCTGTTCCAATCATCGCAGCAGTTATCGCATTTATGGCTATCTTCATGTAA
- the atpF gene encoding F0F1 ATP synthase subunit B, which translates to MHSYIDLMTIGAGVGGLRVGDMLVQLFFFIVLLALLKKFAWGPLMNMMEKREEYVAGEIEAAEKSRLEAEKASKEAAAQLNQVREEAQKMIEDAKAAGVRQEQDIVEAARKEADRLIQAAQADIQNEKERALQALQDKVASLSVLIASKVIEKEISAQDQEKLINDYIKEVGEER; encoded by the coding sequence GTGCATTCATACATTGACCTTATGACAATCGGAGCTGGTGTTGGGGGACTAAGAGTAGGAGACATGCTCGTACAATTATTCTTCTTCATCGTGTTACTGGCATTATTAAAGAAATTCGCTTGGGGTCCTCTCATGAACATGATGGAAAAGCGGGAGGAGTATGTAGCTGGAGAAATTGAAGCAGCTGAAAAAAGCCGCTTAGAAGCTGAAAAAGCTTCAAAGGAGGCAGCAGCACAGCTTAACCAAGTTCGAGAAGAAGCTCAAAAAATGATCGAGGACGCAAAGGCGGCAGGAGTAAGACAGGAGCAGGATATCGTGGAAGCTGCGCGTAAAGAAGCAGACCGTCTTATTCAGGCAGCTCAAGCTGACATTCAAAATGAGAAGGAAAGAGCATTACAAGCACTTCAAGATAAAGTTGCATCCTTATCCGTGCTTATTGCAAGTAAAGTAATCGAAAAGGAAATTAGTGCACAAGATCAAGAGAAATTGATCAATGATTACATTAAAGAGGTAGGAGAAGAGCGATGA
- the atpA gene encoding F0F1 ATP synthase subunit alpha has translation MSINAEEISTLIKQQIENFDTDIEVSDVGTVIEIGDGIARAHGLDNAMAGELLEFSNGVMGLAQNLEESNVGIVILGPYTGIKEGDEVRRTGRIMQVPVGEELLGRVVNPLGQPIDGKGAIETSNTRPIEAQAPGVMDRKSVDEPLQTGIKAIDALVPIGRGQRELIIGDRQTGKTTVAVDTILNQSDQDMICIYVAIGQKESTVRNTVETFRKYGALDYTIVVSAGASDPAPLLYLAPYAGVAMGEEFMYNGKHVLVVYDDLSKQAVAYRELSLLLRRPPGREAFPGDVFYLHSRLLERAAKLSDALGGGSLTALPFVETQAGDIAAYIPTNVISITDGQIFLQSDLFFSGVRPAINAGLSVSRVGGSAQIKAMKKVAGTLRLDLASFRELEAFSQFGSDLDKATQAKLNRGQRTVEVLKQGLHKPMVVEKQVMILYALTRGFLDDIPVEDVLRFESEMNVWLESNRNELLTTIRETGNLPDDSDMKSAIEVFKKTFLPSNN, from the coding sequence ATGAGCATAAATGCTGAAGAAATCAGTACACTTATTAAACAGCAAATTGAAAATTTCGATACAGATATCGAAGTTAGTGACGTTGGAACAGTTATTGAAATCGGGGACGGGATTGCGCGTGCACATGGACTTGATAATGCAATGGCTGGAGAGTTGCTCGAATTCTCAAATGGTGTTATGGGATTGGCACAGAACTTGGAAGAGAGCAACGTAGGTATCGTTATTCTTGGACCTTACACAGGGATTAAAGAAGGCGATGAAGTTCGTCGAACAGGACGTATCATGCAAGTACCAGTTGGAGAAGAATTATTGGGACGTGTTGTAAACCCATTAGGACAGCCGATTGATGGAAAGGGAGCAATTGAAACTTCCAATACCCGTCCAATCGAGGCACAGGCTCCAGGGGTAATGGACCGTAAATCAGTTGATGAGCCATTACAAACTGGAATTAAAGCGATTGATGCATTGGTGCCGATCGGTCGTGGTCAGCGTGAACTTATCATTGGTGACCGTCAAACTGGTAAAACAACCGTAGCAGTGGATACCATTTTGAATCAAAGCGATCAAGATATGATTTGTATTTATGTTGCAATTGGTCAAAAAGAATCAACTGTGCGAAATACCGTAGAAACATTCCGTAAGTACGGAGCATTGGATTACACGATCGTTGTATCTGCAGGTGCATCAGATCCTGCACCATTATTATACCTAGCTCCATATGCAGGTGTAGCAATGGGTGAAGAGTTTATGTATAACGGAAAACATGTACTTGTTGTATACGATGATTTATCCAAACAAGCGGTAGCATATCGTGAACTATCCTTGCTGCTTCGTCGCCCTCCAGGCCGTGAAGCATTCCCAGGAGATGTTTTCTACTTGCACTCCCGTTTACTGGAACGTGCTGCTAAATTAAGTGATGCATTAGGCGGCGGTTCTTTAACAGCATTACCTTTTGTTGAAACGCAAGCAGGTGACATCGCTGCATACATCCCAACCAACGTAATCTCGATTACAGATGGGCAGATTTTCTTGCAGTCTGATTTATTCTTCTCAGGTGTTAGACCAGCAATTAACGCCGGTTTATCCGTATCCCGAGTTGGTGGATCAGCACAGATTAAAGCAATGAAAAAAGTAGCTGGTACCTTGCGTCTGGATCTTGCATCCTTCCGTGAGCTAGAGGCATTTTCACAGTTTGGATCTGATTTGGACAAAGCAACCCAGGCTAAATTGAACCGTGGGCAAAGAACGGTAGAAGTTCTAAAGCAGGGGCTGCATAAGCCAATGGTTGTTGAGAAACAAGTTATGATTCTTTATGCACTAACAAGAGGATTCTTGGATGATATTCCAGTAGAAGATGTACTTCGATTTGAATCTGAAATGAATGTATGGCTTGAAAGCAATCGCAATGAATTATTGACTACCATTCGCGAAACAGGCAACTTACCGGATGATAGTGATATGAAATCTGCTATTGAAGTATTTAAGAAAACATTCTTACCTTCAAATAATTAA